The Bombus huntii isolate Logan2020A chromosome 1, iyBomHunt1.1, whole genome shotgun sequence genome contains a region encoding:
- the LOC126868497 gene encoding motile sperm domain-containing protein 2-like isoform X2, with product MQDSLNMLWETCSWRSKFGTNEITEENVMKEYLNNGLCFIHGKDKDGKTMFVIKCKLHTKGSKDFSQLQKLVVYWFERLERQTNGNQISLFFDMSDTGILNMDMEFIKYLINLCKNYYPNFLNYIIIFEMPWILNTAFKMIKSWLPPKAIPKIKFVHKSNIHELVEPSDILTCWGGSNEYTFKFVPEAQNNIDATINGKFDNKKVHFAEGSPLTEQSTSSFGDQSNEEQLLSIEPDAFIFNKVGNEISGTITIKNVTVDKPLSYKVKTTSPGKFKVRLSSGVLLPQEQRTISVVVQQEHNMRSLFHVDKFLVMCLPLKDPNASAQELAVLWKSEKPAEEHKLRCCDGGITSNETSKLHSTSGLSETGQIDILSRKIAHLKDSHTKLYNDVVFLKHLLFFSMIVTIIMAIVVIYILKVDIKNFMDQQVCDMHGI from the exons ATGCAAGACTCACTTAATATGTTATGGGAGACTTGCAGCTGGAGGAGTAAATTTGGCACAAATG AGATTACAGAAGAGAATGTgatgaaagaatatttaaataatggaTTGTGCTTTATTCATGGTAAAGACAAAGATGGTAAAACAATGTTTGTTATTAAATGTAAGTTACATACTAAAGGCAGTAAAGACTTTAGTCAATTGCAAAAGCTTGTTGTGTATTGGTTTGAAAGATTAGAAAG ACAAACTAATGGCAATCAAATTTCACTTTTCTTTGATATGTCAGATACTGGTATTTTAAATATGGATATGGAATTTATCAAGTACCTGATCaacctttgtaaaaattattaccccaattttttgaattatatcattatttttgAAATGCCATGGATATTAAACACTgcatttaaaatgataaagtCATGGTTGCCACCTAAGGcaattccaaaaattaaatttgtgcATAAAAGCAACATACATGAGTTGGTAGAACCTAGTGACATACTAACATGTTGGGGAGGTAGTAACGAATATACCTTCAAATTTGTACCGGAAGCACAAAATAATATAGATGCTAcaataaatggaaaatttgataataagaag GTACATTTTGCAGAAGGTTCTCCATTAACAGAACAATCTACAAGTAGTTTTGGAGATCAATCAAATGAAGAACAAT TATTATCAATTGAACCAGatgcatttatatttaataaagtaGGAAATGAAATTAGTGgaacaattacaattaaaaatgTGACTGTAGATAAACCTTTATCTTATAAG GTAAAAACAACGTCGCCGGGAAAGTTTAAAGTACGGCTAAGTTCGGGAGTTTTATTACCTCAAGAACAACGCACGATTTCAGTCGTTGTACAACAAGAACATAATATGCGCAGTCTCTTTCATGTCGATAAATTCTTAGTTATGTGCCTTCCATTAAAAGATCCGAACGCATCGGCCCAAGAACTAGCAGTTTTATGGAAG TCTGAGAAACCAGCAGAGGAACATAAATTAAGATGTTGCGATGGTGGAATTACAAGTAATGAAACATCAAAATTACATTCTACCTCAGGCTTGTCAGAAACTGGTCAAATAGATATACTTTCCCGGAAA ATAGCACATTTGAAAGACAGTCATACAAAGTTGTACAATGATGTCGTTTTCTTGAagcatttattattcttttctaTGATAGTTACAATCATAATGGCCATAgtagttatttatattttaaaagttgatattaaaaattttatggaTCAACAAGTCTGTGACATGCATGGAATATAG
- the LOC126868497 gene encoding motile sperm domain-containing protein 2-like isoform X1, whose protein sequence is MEVRTELITELREKFFKKLADEGPPDPKFHPVDIANVNNNNWLKRFLEHNENNMQDSLNMLWETCSWRSKFGTNEITEENVMKEYLNNGLCFIHGKDKDGKTMFVIKCKLHTKGSKDFSQLQKLVVYWFERLERQTNGNQISLFFDMSDTGILNMDMEFIKYLINLCKNYYPNFLNYIIIFEMPWILNTAFKMIKSWLPPKAIPKIKFVHKSNIHELVEPSDILTCWGGSNEYTFKFVPEAQNNIDATINGKFDNKKVHFAEGSPLTEQSTSSFGDQSNEEQLLSIEPDAFIFNKVGNEISGTITIKNVTVDKPLSYKVKTTSPGKFKVRLSSGVLLPQEQRTISVVVQQEHNMRSLFHVDKFLVMCLPLKDPNASAQELAVLWKSEKPAEEHKLRCCDGGITSNETSKLHSTSGLSETGQIDILSRKIAHLKDSHTKLYNDVVFLKHLLFFSMIVTIIMAIVVIYILKVDIKNFMDQQVCDMHGI, encoded by the exons ATGGAAGTACGAACAGAATTAATTACGGAACTTcgtgaaaaattttttaaaaagttgGCTGACGAGGGACCACCAGATCCTa AATTTCACCCTGTTGATATTGCTAATGTAAACAATAATAACTGGTTAAAAAGATTTTTAGAGCACAATGAAAACAATATGCAAGACTCACTTAATATGTTATGGGAGACTTGCAGCTGGAGGAGTAAATTTGGCACAAATG AGATTACAGAAGAGAATGTgatgaaagaatatttaaataatggaTTGTGCTTTATTCATGGTAAAGACAAAGATGGTAAAACAATGTTTGTTATTAAATGTAAGTTACATACTAAAGGCAGTAAAGACTTTAGTCAATTGCAAAAGCTTGTTGTGTATTGGTTTGAAAGATTAGAAAG ACAAACTAATGGCAATCAAATTTCACTTTTCTTTGATATGTCAGATACTGGTATTTTAAATATGGATATGGAATTTATCAAGTACCTGATCaacctttgtaaaaattattaccccaattttttgaattatatcattatttttgAAATGCCATGGATATTAAACACTgcatttaaaatgataaagtCATGGTTGCCACCTAAGGcaattccaaaaattaaatttgtgcATAAAAGCAACATACATGAGTTGGTAGAACCTAGTGACATACTAACATGTTGGGGAGGTAGTAACGAATATACCTTCAAATTTGTACCGGAAGCACAAAATAATATAGATGCTAcaataaatggaaaatttgataataagaag GTACATTTTGCAGAAGGTTCTCCATTAACAGAACAATCTACAAGTAGTTTTGGAGATCAATCAAATGAAGAACAAT TATTATCAATTGAACCAGatgcatttatatttaataaagtaGGAAATGAAATTAGTGgaacaattacaattaaaaatgTGACTGTAGATAAACCTTTATCTTATAAG GTAAAAACAACGTCGCCGGGAAAGTTTAAAGTACGGCTAAGTTCGGGAGTTTTATTACCTCAAGAACAACGCACGATTTCAGTCGTTGTACAACAAGAACATAATATGCGCAGTCTCTTTCATGTCGATAAATTCTTAGTTATGTGCCTTCCATTAAAAGATCCGAACGCATCGGCCCAAGAACTAGCAGTTTTATGGAAG TCTGAGAAACCAGCAGAGGAACATAAATTAAGATGTTGCGATGGTGGAATTACAAGTAATGAAACATCAAAATTACATTCTACCTCAGGCTTGTCAGAAACTGGTCAAATAGATATACTTTCCCGGAAA ATAGCACATTTGAAAGACAGTCATACAAAGTTGTACAATGATGTCGTTTTCTTGAagcatttattattcttttctaTGATAGTTACAATCATAATGGCCATAgtagttatttatattttaaaagttgatattaaaaattttatggaTCAACAAGTCTGTGACATGCATGGAATATAG